A genome region from Labrus mixtus chromosome 9, fLabMix1.1, whole genome shotgun sequence includes the following:
- the tiparp gene encoding protein mono-ADP-ribosyltransferase TIPARP, whose product MDKTLHILQKTADGVPTGISLDVSLNMDEGEDFREQQIVGLPDKIPLVKPYFKKKQRKLDAKCLHRALEDPILTTLLSTDTLVTGDGVFVPRNQPGRTPSNLCAAAVVKQNCIGQVCLKDSGAAVDATAGAGVQGLMTRDGDVEIADTTAELEETERRGERPEITDPTPNSRCFQQKPGLRTAGSTVTITPPVRDLPSTATPQAPHQEGDIKSNDLLTSSVKNLPVKDCSGLQDPHPLLLQPDKGVLFQDKSEEASLDLVFELLTQLQYHTHQSDSVDICVDFLQGQCDYGNDCAHHHTVLPYHWQIRRTSSQTWQSIADDSQEQLERLYCNPDNEQVRLKFQGRVFSLDFGAMRVCDLEFDCVRRLTSPASPLPIPPTNPNPTPSCHTVWKYYCRDNFGWREYSEPVVKLIEEASSRGLKEVRFITLQNQYILNIREGFQQNAVFGFRRQIKKRPLFMSSVMLTPLLQTLGGLSSSPLACSSSSSSMDLSTLHPLSPTTTNPPSLFPETWLPMTMSQDFLQVPVSREDRSYRTVYSLFHKTVSETKFRIIKIQRVQNPFLWEKYKRKKEYMSRRMSEMDRLLSERHLFHGTSADVVEGICKHNFDPRVCGKHATMFGQGSYFARKAVYSHNFSKRSPKGVHCMFLAKVLTGRFTVGNPSMRRPPPINPRDASSDLYDSCVDNWVDPQIYVIFNDDQSYPYFIIHYEEVPSTVAV is encoded by the exons atGGATAAAACTTTGCACATTCTACAGAAAACCGCGGACGGCGTGCCGACTGGGATCTCCCTGGATGTGAGTTTAAATATGGACGAAGGTGAAGATTTCAGGGAACAACAGATAGTGGGGCTCCCGGACAAAATACCTCTGGTGAAAccgtattttaaaaagaagcagagGAAATTGGACGCCAAATGTCTCCACCGTGCGCTAGAGGATCCTATACTGACCACATTGCTCAGCACAGACACGCTGGTCACCGGGGATGGGGTGTTTGTTCCCCGGAACCAGCCCGGCCGGACTCCCAGCAACCTGTGCGCGGCGGCTGTGGTGAAACAGAACTGTATAGGACAGGTTTGTCTCAAAGACTCGGGAGCTGCCGTCGACGCCACAGCTGGGGCTGGAGTACAGGGGTTGATGACCCGGGACGGCGATGTGGAAATAGCCGATACTACTGCGGAGCTGGAGGAGACGGAGCGGCGAGGGGAGCGACCCGAGATCACAGATCCGACCCCGAACAGCCGCTGCTTTCAGCAGAAACCTGGCCTCAGGACGGCTGGGAGCACAGTGACAATAACGCCCCCAGTCAGGGATTTACCTTCCACAGCTACACCCCAGGCTCCTCACCAGGAGGGGGACATCAAAAGCAATGACCTCTTAAcctcttctgttaaaaacctTCCAGTAAAAGACTGCTCCGGCCTCCAGGACCCACATCccctcctgctgcagcctgaCAAAGGAGTACTATTTCAGGATAAAAGTGAAGAGGCCTCCCTGGACCTTGTTTTTGAGCTGCTGACCCAGCTCCAGTATCACACACACCAGTCAGACTCAGTAGACATTTGTGTGGATTTCCTCCAAGGACAGTGTGATTACGGCAACGATTGTGCCCACCACCACACTGTCCTGCCATACCACTGGCAGATCCGCAGGACCAGCAGTCAAACGTGGCAGAGCATAGCGGATGACTCCCAGGAACAGCTGGAGAGACTGTACTGCAACCCGGATAATGAGCAAGTCAGGCTCAAGTTTCA GGGTCGAGTGTTTTCCTTAGACTTTGGGGCGATGCGAGTGTGTGACCTGGAGTTTGACTGCGTCCGGCGACTGACGTCTCCTGCAAGCCCTCTGCCCATTCCCCCAACGAACCCAAACCCAACCCCAAGCTGTCACACAGTGTGGAAGTACTACTGCAGAGACAACTTTGGCTGGAGGGAATACTCTGAG CCTGTGGTAAAGCTCATAGAGGAAGCAAGTTCGAGGGGTCTTAAGGAGGTGCGATTTATAACACTCCAGAACCAGTACATCCTTAACATCCGGGAGGGCTTCCAGCAGAACGCCGTCTTTGGGTTCAGACGTCAGATCAAGAAGCGGCCCCTGTTCATGTCCTCCGTTATGCTTACACCCCTCCTCCA GACTTTGGGAGGCCTCTCTTCATCTCCCCtcgcctgctcctcctcttcctcgtccatGGATCTCTCCACGTTGCATCCTCTCTCGCCAACGACCACCAACCCACCAAGCCTTTTTCCAGAGACATGGTTGCCAATGACGATGAGCCAGGACTTCCTGCAGGTGCCCGTCTCGCGCGAAGACAGGAGCTACAGGACAGTATACAGCCTTTTCCATAAGACAGTGTCAGAGACCAAGTTCAGGATCATCAAAATCCAGCGAGTGCAGAACCCGTTCCTGTGGGAGAAGTACAAGAG GAAGAAAGAGTACATGTCCCGGCGTATGTCAGAGATGGACAGGCTGCTAAGCGAGCGCCACCTCTTCCACGGCACCTCGGCTGACGTGGTGGAGGGCATCTGCAAGCACAACTTCGACCCTCGAGTATGTGGCAAGCACGCCACCATGTTTGGCCAGGGCTCCTACTTTGCTCGCAAGGCTGTCTACTCCCACAATTTCTCCAAACGCTCACCCAAAGGAGTCCACTGCATGTTCCTGGCCAAAGTCCTCACTGGCAG GTTTACTGTAGGAAATCCCTCCATGCGGCGACCTCCACCAATCAACCCTCGTGATGCCTCCAGTGACCTTTATGACTCCTGTGTTGACAACTGGGTGGACCCCCAGATCTACGTCATCTTCAACGATGACCAGAGCTATCCTTACTTTATCATTCACTATGAAGAGGTACCCAGCACTGTCGCAGTCTAA